One Strigops habroptila isolate Jane chromosome 19, bStrHab1.2.pri, whole genome shotgun sequence genomic window carries:
- the PDK2 gene encoding pyruvate dehydrogenase kinase, isozyme 2 isoform X1 — MRLLRCLGRRAALSGVPTYIEHFSKFSPSPLSMKQFLDFGSSNACEKTAFAFLRQELPVRLSNIMKEINLLPDRVLRTPSVQLVQSWYVQSLLDIMEFLDRDPEDQATLGQFTNALVTIRNRHNDVVPTMAQGVIEYKEAYGNDPVSNQNIQYFLDRFYLSRISIRMLINQHTLLFDGSTNPAHPKHIGSIDPHCSVADVVRDAYNMAKLLCDKYYMSSPDLEIEEVNASNAQQPISIVYVPSHLYHMLFELFKNAMRATVESHENSPRLPAIKVMVALGQEDLSIKMSDRGMGVPLRKIERLFSYMYSTAPTPQLGTGGAPLAGFGYGLPISRLYAKYFQGDLQLFSMEGFGTDAVIYLKALSTDSVERLPVYNKSAWRHYQPSQEAGDWSVPSTEPKNTSTYRVP; from the exons ATGCGGCTGCTGCGGTGTCTCGGGCGCCGCGCGGCGCTCTCCGGCGTCCCCACCTACATCGAGCACTTCAGCAAGTTCTCGCCCTCGCCGCTCTCCATGAAGCAGTTCCTCGATTTCG GCTCCAGCAATGCCTGTGAGAAGACCGCCTTCGCCTTCCTGCggcaggagctgcctgtccGCCTCTCCAACATCATGAAGGAGATCAACCTGCTGCCGGACCGTGTCCTGCGCACCCCCTCGGtgcagctggtgcagagctg GTATGTCCAGAGCCTGCTGGACATCATGGAGTTCCTGGACAGGGACCCCGAGGACCAGGCCACCCTGGGGCA GTTCACAAACGCCCTGGTCACCATCCGCAACCGGCACAACGACGTGGTGCCCACCATGGCGCAGGGGGTCATTGAGTACAAGGAGGCCTACGGGAACGACCCCGTCTCCAACCAGAACATCCAGTACTTCCTCGACCGCTTCTACCTGAGCCGCATCTCCATCCGCATGCTCATCAACCAGCACA cactgctcttcGATGGCAGCACCAACCCCGCGCACCCCAAGCACATCGGGAGCATCGACCCCCATTGCAGCGTGGCCGATGTGGTGAGAG ATGCCTACAACATGGCCAAGCTCCTGTGTGACAAGTACTACATGTCCTCTCCCGACCTGGAGATCGAGGAAGTGAACG ccagcaaTGCCCAGCAGCCCATTAGCATTGTCTACGTCCCTTCGCATCTCTACCACATGCTCTTTGAGCTCTTCAAG AATGCCATGAGAGCCACGGTGGAGAGCCACGAGAACAGCCCGCGGCTGCCGGCCATCAAGGTGATGGTGGCCCTGGGCCAGGAAGACCTCTCCATCAAG ATGAGTGACCGGGGCATGGGCGTCCCGCTGCGGAAGATCGAGCGGCTCTTCAGCTACATGTACTCCACTGCTCCCACCCCGCAGCTGGGCACCGGGGGTGCCCCCCTA gctggATTTGGCTACGGCTTGCCCATCTCCCGCCTCTATGCCAAGTACTTCCAGGGGGATCTGCAGCTCTTCTCCATGGAGGGCTTCGGCACTGATGCCGTCATCTACCTAAAG GCCCTGTCCACGGACTCGGTGGAGCGGTTGCCGGTCTATAACAAGTCGGCGTGGCGGCACTACCAGCCCAGCCAGGAGGCAGGGGACTGGTCCGTACCCAGCACCGAGCCCAAGAACACCTCCACCTACCGCGTCCCCTAG
- the PDK2 gene encoding pyruvate dehydrogenase kinase, isozyme 2 isoform X2, with translation MRLLRCLGRRAALSGVPTYIEHFSKFSPSPLSMKQFLDFGSSNACEKTAFAFLRQELPVRLSNIMKEINLLPDRVLRTPSVQLVQSWYVQSLLDIMEFLDRDPEDQATLGQFTNALVTIRNRHNDVVPTMAQGVIEYKEAYGNDPVSNQNIQYFLDRFYLSRISIRMLINQHNAYNMAKLLCDKYYMSSPDLEIEEVNASNAQQPISIVYVPSHLYHMLFELFKNAMRATVESHENSPRLPAIKVMVALGQEDLSIKMSDRGMGVPLRKIERLFSYMYSTAPTPQLGTGGAPLAGFGYGLPISRLYAKYFQGDLQLFSMEGFGTDAVIYLKALSTDSVERLPVYNKSAWRHYQPSQEAGDWSVPSTEPKNTSTYRVP, from the exons ATGCGGCTGCTGCGGTGTCTCGGGCGCCGCGCGGCGCTCTCCGGCGTCCCCACCTACATCGAGCACTTCAGCAAGTTCTCGCCCTCGCCGCTCTCCATGAAGCAGTTCCTCGATTTCG GCTCCAGCAATGCCTGTGAGAAGACCGCCTTCGCCTTCCTGCggcaggagctgcctgtccGCCTCTCCAACATCATGAAGGAGATCAACCTGCTGCCGGACCGTGTCCTGCGCACCCCCTCGGtgcagctggtgcagagctg GTATGTCCAGAGCCTGCTGGACATCATGGAGTTCCTGGACAGGGACCCCGAGGACCAGGCCACCCTGGGGCA GTTCACAAACGCCCTGGTCACCATCCGCAACCGGCACAACGACGTGGTGCCCACCATGGCGCAGGGGGTCATTGAGTACAAGGAGGCCTACGGGAACGACCCCGTCTCCAACCAGAACATCCAGTACTTCCTCGACCGCTTCTACCTGAGCCGCATCTCCATCCGCATGCTCATCAACCAGCACA ATGCCTACAACATGGCCAAGCTCCTGTGTGACAAGTACTACATGTCCTCTCCCGACCTGGAGATCGAGGAAGTGAACG ccagcaaTGCCCAGCAGCCCATTAGCATTGTCTACGTCCCTTCGCATCTCTACCACATGCTCTTTGAGCTCTTCAAG AATGCCATGAGAGCCACGGTGGAGAGCCACGAGAACAGCCCGCGGCTGCCGGCCATCAAGGTGATGGTGGCCCTGGGCCAGGAAGACCTCTCCATCAAG ATGAGTGACCGGGGCATGGGCGTCCCGCTGCGGAAGATCGAGCGGCTCTTCAGCTACATGTACTCCACTGCTCCCACCCCGCAGCTGGGCACCGGGGGTGCCCCCCTA gctggATTTGGCTACGGCTTGCCCATCTCCCGCCTCTATGCCAAGTACTTCCAGGGGGATCTGCAGCTCTTCTCCATGGAGGGCTTCGGCACTGATGCCGTCATCTACCTAAAG GCCCTGTCCACGGACTCGGTGGAGCGGTTGCCGGTCTATAACAAGTCGGCGTGGCGGCACTACCAGCCCAGCCAGGAGGCAGGGGACTGGTCCGTACCCAGCACCGAGCCCAAGAACACCTCCACCTACCGCGTCCCCTAG
- the PDK2 gene encoding pyruvate dehydrogenase kinase, isozyme 2 isoform X4 — protein sequence MRLLRCLGRRAALSGVPTYIEHFSKFSPSPLSMKQFLDFGSSNACEKTAFAFLRQELPVRLSNIMKEINLLPDRVLRTPSVQLVQSWYVQSLLDIMEFLDRDPEDQATLGQFTNALVTIRNRHNDVVPTMAQGVIEYKEAYGNDPVSNQNIQYFLDRFYLSRISIRMLINQHSECRFPSRGGGGGGGGAAAARAALGGGCSRGGGWRRCQGGGTGAARLYTASV from the exons ATGCGGCTGCTGCGGTGTCTCGGGCGCCGCGCGGCGCTCTCCGGCGTCCCCACCTACATCGAGCACTTCAGCAAGTTCTCGCCCTCGCCGCTCTCCATGAAGCAGTTCCTCGATTTCG GCTCCAGCAATGCCTGTGAGAAGACCGCCTTCGCCTTCCTGCggcaggagctgcctgtccGCCTCTCCAACATCATGAAGGAGATCAACCTGCTGCCGGACCGTGTCCTGCGCACCCCCTCGGtgcagctggtgcagagctg GTATGTCCAGAGCCTGCTGGACATCATGGAGTTCCTGGACAGGGACCCCGAGGACCAGGCCACCCTGGGGCA GTTCACAAACGCCCTGGTCACCATCCGCAACCGGCACAACGACGTGGTGCCCACCATGGCGCAGGGGGTCATTGAGTACAAGGAGGCCTACGGGAACGACCCCGTCTCCAACCAGAACATCCAGTACTTCCTCGACCGCTTCTACCTGAGCCGCATCTCCATCCGCATGCTCATCAACCAGCACAGTGAGTGT CGCTTCCCTtcgcgcggcggcggcggcggaggcggcggggcggcggcggcgcgaGCGGCTCTCGGCGGAGGATGCTCTCGCGGCGGCGGCTGGAGACGCTGTCAGGGGGGCGGGACTGGCGCGGCCCGCTTATATACCGCCTCCGTATGA
- the PDK2 gene encoding pyruvate dehydrogenase kinase, isozyme 2 isoform X3, translating to MKEINLLPDRVLRTPSVQLVQSWYVQSLLDIMEFLDRDPEDQATLGQFTNALVTIRNRHNDVVPTMAQGVIEYKEAYGNDPVSNQNIQYFLDRFYLSRISIRMLINQHTLLFDGSTNPAHPKHIGSIDPHCSVADVVRDAYNMAKLLCDKYYMSSPDLEIEEVNASNAQQPISIVYVPSHLYHMLFELFKNAMRATVESHENSPRLPAIKVMVALGQEDLSIKMSDRGMGVPLRKIERLFSYMYSTAPTPQLGTGGAPLAGFGYGLPISRLYAKYFQGDLQLFSMEGFGTDAVIYLKALSTDSVERLPVYNKSAWRHYQPSQEAGDWSVPSTEPKNTSTYRVP from the exons ATGAAGGAGATCAACCTGCTGCCGGACCGTGTCCTGCGCACCCCCTCGGtgcagctggtgcagagctg GTATGTCCAGAGCCTGCTGGACATCATGGAGTTCCTGGACAGGGACCCCGAGGACCAGGCCACCCTGGGGCA GTTCACAAACGCCCTGGTCACCATCCGCAACCGGCACAACGACGTGGTGCCCACCATGGCGCAGGGGGTCATTGAGTACAAGGAGGCCTACGGGAACGACCCCGTCTCCAACCAGAACATCCAGTACTTCCTCGACCGCTTCTACCTGAGCCGCATCTCCATCCGCATGCTCATCAACCAGCACA cactgctcttcGATGGCAGCACCAACCCCGCGCACCCCAAGCACATCGGGAGCATCGACCCCCATTGCAGCGTGGCCGATGTGGTGAGAG ATGCCTACAACATGGCCAAGCTCCTGTGTGACAAGTACTACATGTCCTCTCCCGACCTGGAGATCGAGGAAGTGAACG ccagcaaTGCCCAGCAGCCCATTAGCATTGTCTACGTCCCTTCGCATCTCTACCACATGCTCTTTGAGCTCTTCAAG AATGCCATGAGAGCCACGGTGGAGAGCCACGAGAACAGCCCGCGGCTGCCGGCCATCAAGGTGATGGTGGCCCTGGGCCAGGAAGACCTCTCCATCAAG ATGAGTGACCGGGGCATGGGCGTCCCGCTGCGGAAGATCGAGCGGCTCTTCAGCTACATGTACTCCACTGCTCCCACCCCGCAGCTGGGCACCGGGGGTGCCCCCCTA gctggATTTGGCTACGGCTTGCCCATCTCCCGCCTCTATGCCAAGTACTTCCAGGGGGATCTGCAGCTCTTCTCCATGGAGGGCTTCGGCACTGATGCCGTCATCTACCTAAAG GCCCTGTCCACGGACTCGGTGGAGCGGTTGCCGGTCTATAACAAGTCGGCGTGGCGGCACTACCAGCCCAGCCAGGAGGCAGGGGACTGGTCCGTACCCAGCACCGAGCCCAAGAACACCTCCACCTACCGCGTCCCCTAG
- the LOC115617718 gene encoding gastrin/cholecystokinin-like peptide, with amino-acid sequence MKVKVCIGLILTIAATACLCRPAAEAPGAAGDPPRPPGTLVRRDWPEPLSQEQKHLISRFLPHIFTELSDHKGYEGMEALHDLYYPDWMDFGRRSAEDSVDAV; translated from the exons ATGAAGGTGAAGGTTTGCATTGGCCTCATCCTCACCATCGCAGCCACCGCCTGCCTGTGCCGGCCCGCAGCAGAGGCACCAGGCGCTGCGGGGGATCCCCCCCGGCCCCCTGGCACCCTGGTCCGGCGGGACTGGCCTGAGCCCTTGTCCCAGGAGCAGAAACACCTCATCTCCAGGTTCCTGCCCCACATCTTCACAG agctgagtGACCACAAGGGCTACGAGGGGATGGAGGCCCTGCATGACCTGTACTACCCCGACTGGATGGACTTTGGCCGCCGCAGTGCTGAGGACTCAGTCGATGCTGTGTAG
- the EIF1 gene encoding eukaryotic translation initiation factor 1 → MSAIQNLQPFDPFADASKGDDLLPAGTEDYIHIRIQQRNGRKTLTTVQGIADDYDKKKLVKAFKKKFACNGTVIEHPEYGEVIQLQGDQRKNICQFLVEIGLAKDDQLKVHGF, encoded by the exons ATGTCCGCTATCCAGAACCTCCAGCCCTTCG ACCCCTTTGCTGATGCAAGTAAGGGTGATGACCTGCTCCCTGCCGGCACTGAGGACTACATCCATATAAGGATCCAGCAGCGGAACGGCAGGAAGACCCTCACCACAGTCCAGGGCATCGCGGATGACTACGATAAAAAGAAACTGGTGAAGGCCTTCAAaaag AAATTTGCTTGCAATGGTACTGTAATTGAACACCCTGAGTatggagaagtgattcagcTGCAAGGTGACCAGCGCAAGAACATATGCCAGTTCCTCGTAGAG atTGGACTGGCTAAAGACGACCAGCTGAAAGTCCATGGGTTTTAA